From the genome of Papaver somniferum cultivar HN1 chromosome 2, ASM357369v1, whole genome shotgun sequence, one region includes:
- the LOC113350549 gene encoding probable aminotransferase TAT2: MGSLNNVSAGKEFARRNQKLKASGDVSISGTLDIIRSNLNVKDQRPTIPLGHGDPSPFACFRTTHVADDALNIAVKSGKFNSYAPVGGILPARRSVAEYLSRDLPYTLSADDVFLTSGCRQAIEVIISVLSYPGANILIPRPGYPHYDACAAANNLEIRHFDLLPEKAWEIDLEAVEALADENTIAIAVINPGNPCGNVYSYEHLKKVAETAKRLGIPVIADEVYGHLTFGSNPFVPMGVFGSIVPVFTLGSISKRWLVPGWRLGWIVITDPNGFLKEAEIPSSIKQYLNMSNNPASIIQAAVPHILENTKEDFFENTISLLREALDICADEIKEIPCITLLHKPQGSMFVMVKLNTLLLKDISDDLDFCNKLAKEESVIILPGIVLGVKNWLRITFSIDLPSLKDALSRIKSFCQRHAKPQNLKLDQRRTATRYLPGSNLQSLEFHEAVELESKVKKFER; the protein is encoded by the exons ATGGGTTCACTCAACAATGTATCAGCAGGCAAAGAATTCGCTAGACGTAATCAGAAACTTAAAGCGAGTGGAGACGTTTCAATATCAGGAACTCTTGATATTATCAGAAGTAATTTGAATGTTAAAGATCAAAGACCAACCATTCCTCTCGGTCATGGCGATCCTTCTCCTTTCGCTTGTTTTCGAACAACACACGTTGCTGATGATGCACTAAACATTGCAGTTAAAAGTGGAAAGTTCAATTCTTACGCTCCTGTTGGCGGCATTCTTCCGGCTAGAAG GTCGGTAGCTGAATACTTATCTCGTGATCTTCCGTACACATTATCTGCTGACGATGTTTTTCTCACGAGCGGTTGTCGACAGGCGATTGAAGTTATAATATCCGTGTTATCTTATCCTGGTGCAAATATATTGATACCGAGACCTGGGTACCCACATTATGATGCTTGTGCTGCTGCTAATAATCTCGAAATCAGGCATTTCGATCTTCTTCCTGAGAAGGCTTGGGAGATTGATCTTGAGGCTGTTGAAGCTCTTGCCGATGAAAATACAATTGCAATTGCGGTCATAAATCCTGGAAATCCATGTGGTAACGTGTACTCGTATGAGCATTTGAAGAAG GTGGCTGAAACTGCAAAAAGGCTTGGAATCCCGGTGATTGCTGATGAAGTTTACGGTCATCTCACCTTTGGGAGTAACCCTTTCGTTCCAATGGGAGTGTTTGGATCCATAGTTCCAGTTTTTACTCTTGGGTCCATATCAAAGAGATGGCTAGTGCCTGGTTGGCGACTTGGCTGGATCGTCATTACCGATCCAAATGGTTTTCTGAAAGAGGCAGAG ATTCCTAGTTCCATAAAGCAATACCTGAATATGAGCAACAACCCAGCAAGTATCATTCAG GCAGCAGTTCCTCACATTCTTGAGAATACGAAGGAGGATTTTTTTGAAAATACTATTAGTTTGCTTCGTGAAGCTCTTGATATCTGCGCGGACGAAATAAAGGAGATACCTTGCATTACTTTGCTCCATAAACCACAAGGATCCATGTTTGTAATG GTAAAGCTAAACACTCTACTTCTCAAGGACATTTCGGATGACCTGGACTTCTGTAACAAGTTGGCAAAAGAAGAATCTGTTATTATTCTCCCAG GAATTGTGCTAGGTGTCAAAAATTGGCTCCGGATAACCTTTTCCATTGATCTCCCTTCTCTTAAAGACGCTTTAAGTAGGATAAAATCATTTTGTCAGAGGCATGCAAAGCCACA GAACTTGAAATTGGATCAACGCCGAACAGCTACAAGATATCTTCCAGGAAGTAATCTCCAATCACTAGAGTTCCATGAAGCTGTGGAATTGGAGTCAAAAGTGAAAAAATTTGAAAGGTGA